The Planktothrix sp. FACHB-1365 sequence CTTTCTAAAGCTGTTTTTTGCTCTAAAATGCCTTCTAACTGTTGAGCAAGCTCTAAATGATCAGGTTGGAGATATAAAGCAATTCGATAAAAAATAATAGCGACATCCTCATAATTATTTTCAGCTAAATATTTTGCTACTTTTACATAAAGCTCAAAATCAGTCGGTAAAAAATGCTGCCATTGAGATAAATCAGAAGGTTGATTCAATTTTGAATAATAGTCATCAATAACTGAATCTGATCCCGCTTGAATTTGGTCTTGAATAACTTCTCCAATTCGATTTAAACTTGCTAATAAATCGGGATTTTGTTTCCAAGCGTTGAAATAAGCAAAAACCGCTTCTTGTTGGTTTTGTTGTTGATATAGAACTTCTCCTAAATAATAATAAGACCAACAAAACTCTGGATTGAGATCAATAGCTTTAGAATAAGCTAAAATCGCCTGATCCCATTGTTTTTGTTGAAGTAAAGCTGTTCCTAAGTTATGATAAGACCAAGAAAAATTCGGATTGAGTTCAATGGCTTGACGGTAAACAGCAATCGCTTCCACCCATTTATTGTGTTTAGAAAAAATATCTCCGAGTTGATGATAAGCCCAAGAAAAGTTGGGATCGAGTTCGATAGTTTTTTGGTAAAGTGTGATCGCATCTTCCCAGTTTTCTTGTTGGTGATAGATTTCAGCTTGTTGATATAAATCTGATACAGAAATTTCTGAGTTGACAGTGGAGTAACAATCAAACATGATTCAATATAAAAGGGATTAAATTTAATCTTTTGTTAATCGGTACACGATATAAAACATCAAACCAGCAATTGTGGGAATCGCCAGCAAATAGATCAATAAAACTTGAGAAATCCCACTAGCCACATATAATAAAGCACCGTAGGACCCAAATACAAAGATTAAGAATAAAATCAGTTTAATTGGAGTCCATTTAACGGGTTTTAGGGTCTGCATATTTTTACCGCCTAAATTGGGTAACATCACAGATTTAGGCGGTTTTCCAAAATTATCATGTTGTCCTGATGGCTTCTGTTTTGTCATTGTTCCTCAATTTACTTTCTTTAAACTACTGATCATCGATCTCAATAAGACTTATAATAACAGGTTGATAAGCTAAAACTTTAAATTTATGTTGAGTTCATCTCCTCGAGTTAGCGTTATTATTCCGGTTTACAATGGCGATCGCTACATGAGTCAAGCTATTGACAGTGTATTGAGTCAAACCTACTCCAACTATGAGATTATTATCGTTGATGATGGTTCAACAGATAATACCCATCAAATTATACAACATTACATCGAAAAATATCAGAATCAATCTCTAATTCGTTACATTTTTCAACCTAATCAAGGAGTTGCAGCCGCTAGAAATCGAGGAATTCAGGAAGCTAGAGGAGAATTTATTGCATTACTGGATCAAGATGATATGTTTTGGCCAGAAAAATTAGCCCATCAAGTTGCTTGTTTTCAGGCCAACCCTGATGTAGCAATTATTAATAGTGGTTGGCGTTTAATCGATGAAAATAATAATAGAATTTCTGATATTGAACCTTGGCATAATTTACCGAATTTAACCTTAGAAACTTGGGTAACTAGAACCCCCATTTTACCCAGTGCATTGATGTTTAGGCGAGATACTTGGCAGAAAATAGGGGGATTTGATTCTCGGTTTAACGGTGTGGATGACGTTGATTTTATTTGGCGTTTAGCATTGCATGAATATTCAGCAATTTGGTTAACTGAAATCACGGTTAATTATCGGCAACATCAAGAAACTGTTTCTAATACAAAAGCTAAAGAACGAGCTAATTTAATGATAGCTGTTCAAGATCAATTTTTTGGTCAGCCTAATTTACCGGATGAAATTCGTCAACTTGAAAAACTAACTCGATATGAATCTTTGACTTGGATGGCATGGCATTTATATCATACCCATCATCCTCAGCAAATGGCTGAATTTCTACAAAAATCTTTGTCCTACACTCCTTATACTATCGCTATTACCATTTCCGATTGGGTACATCGGTTCATGGGGTATTGTCTGGCTTATGGGTATGAACTGGAACTCGAAAATTTCTATAATTTACAAGATTGGAAACAATTAATTTCTAAAATAATTCCTCAAACTAAACCTAGGGTTAGTGTTATTATTCCAACCTATAACTGTGATCAATATATTGAACAATGTGTTAAGAGTGTTCTGGAACAAACCTATACAAATTATGAAGTTATTGTTATTGATGATGGATCTCAGGATAAAACTCAACAAATTTTAAAACCTTTTTTGTCTGTAATTAAATATATCTATCAAAACAATCAAGGAGCCGCAAAAGCCAGAAATCATGGTTGTGAAATTGCTCAAGGAGAATTTTTGGCTTTTTTAGATGGAGATGACTTTTTTTTACCTCAAAAATTAGCGGAACAGGTTGCAACTTTTGATCATGATCCGACTATTGATTTAGTTCAAAGTGGCTGGTGTATTGTTAATCAAAAAGACATCGGAGTGAGTGTCATTACGCCTTGGGGAAACGCACCGGAATTAAATTTAGAAACTTGGATTTTACATAAGTGTGTGCGTCCGAGTGCTATGATTTTGCGGCGAGAATGGTGGGAAAAAGTTGGAGGATTTGATCATCGTTATCCTCCTACAGAAGACTTGGATTTTGTTTTACGCCTTTCTTTAATGGGATGTAAAACCGTTTGGTTTAAAGAAATTCATGCCTGTTATCGTCAACATGATCATAACTTAATGTCAGGAGGATTAAAAGTTATTGAAAATACTGAAATTGTTATGAATCAATTTTTTAATCATCCAAATCTTCCTGATCAAATTCGTAAATTACATCGAAAAGAAAGTTATGAGCGCTGGGTTTGGTTAGCTTGGCGAATGTATCGAGATGGTTATCCTGATTTAATGATATATTGTTTAGAAAACTCTATAAAATATACTTTTTCTCCTCTAACTGAAACCATCTCTCAATGGCTTGATGCGTTTCAAAATATTGCAGCAGACTATGGAGAAAAAATCGATACTTATGCTTTAATTAAATCTCAGGAATGGCAATCCGTTTTAAATAAAATTATGAATCCAAAACTCAGCACCGAATCTAAACCTCAATTAACACCCGCCACTAATAAACCTCATATTATGTTAATGAATACTGATGATCCCGGTATTGGAGGTTTAGCACAATATGATCATTTAATTTTATGTGAATTAGCTAAATTAGGCTATCGGGTAACAGCCGTTAGACCCCAACATTATAACCCCTTAGTTGAGGAAGAAAAAGAGTTAGGAATTCAGCAATATTGGTTAGACTATAGTACCAGTAAAGATTTACCGAGAATTCTCAGAAATACCCAAGATGCAGAAACTCTTTATCAGGAAATAAAGCCCGATTTTATTATTTTTAGTGATGGCTGGCCTTACTCCCATTTTGCCGCTAAACAAGTGGCAATTCAACAGAATATTCCCTATATGATGGCGATAGGATTAGCCATGCCAGAACACATTGATTTTACTATGGGAGATAATGTTCCCTATGCCAAAGGAGTCTTATATCAATATGGATTGGCTCGGACTTTTAATACCGCAGCCTATGAACATCTTAACATTTTACAAGAGAAATTTGGCTTACCCAAAGATAAAGGAAATGTGGTATATTATGGACGATCAGAAAAATATTTTGCTCCTCCTAATTTAGCAAATCGTCAACGGTTGCGCCAAGAAATAGGGATTCCTGAAGATGGGATTATGTGTTTAACAACGGCAAGGTTAGCACCCATTAAAGGACATCGGTTTCAATTAGAAGCGATCGCCCAATTAAAACACACTTCTATCTGGGAAAAATTATACTTTGTTTGGGCAGGAACAGGAGAAGGAAGTGATCACAATTTAGAACCTGAATTAAAAGAAAAAGTTGAGCATTTAGGTGTTAGCGATCGCGTGATATTCTTAGGACAACGGTGGGATATTCCCGACTGGTTAGATGCCTGTGATATCTTTGTATTAACTTCCTTAGCCGAAGCCGCTCCTTCCTTTGCAATTATGGAAGCAATGGCAAAAGGATTACCCATTATTGCCTCGGCTGCGGGGGGTATTCCCGAAGGATTAGGAGAGACCGGGAAACTGTTAACTAATCCTAATATTGATCCTCAAAAAACGGTAACTGATCTTGTTCAAGCCCTGCAAGAATTAGCTGTTAATCCTCTATTATTATCTAAAATGGGTGTAGCATCTAAACAACGGGCGGAAGAACTGTTTAAAGAAGACCGGATGTTAAAACAAACCCTAACTATTATTAAACAAGCCCTAGAAGCAGAATTTGATTCTGACTTGGCCAATCAACCCCAAATTAAAACAGGAATTAAACAATTAAATCAACAGTTAAATTATGCTTCCTGTCTGTGGAATGCTTGGTTTGCCTATACCCAAAATAATCAAACCGATATGTTAAAATACCTGCAAGCATCCTTAAAGGTTTCAACCTCGGAATTTATTACCGAAACCCTATTAGATTGGGTCGAGGATTTTGTCAGACTCTCAACCTATAAAAATCAACCCTTAAACACCTTAACCCTAACCCAATCTTCTCAATGGAAATACCTGATGGAAACCCTCCTCGGTATTCGTTCTTAGTTAGCCATCCTATCCCTTCCTGAAAAAATGTTATATTAAGATGAAAACCCCATCCATAAATCCACTTTAAGCTATGTCAAATCCTACTCAAATCCTATTAGATATTCCAGAAATTGAACTGCCTCCTACCCAAGATCAACTCCCCTGTGATGATGGAATTCCGATGGAAACAGCACGCCATAAACTGCAAATGGACTTATTAATAGAACCCCTTAGTCATGCTTTACAAGATCAAGATATTTATATTGGGGGGAATATGTTTGTTTACTATAGTCTCGCCCAAGTTCGCAATCAAGACTTTCGAGGGCCAGATGTTTTTATTGTTTTAGATGTTCCTCGTAAAGAACGAAAAAGCTGGGTGATTTGGGAAGAAGGAAAAGGGCCAGATATAGTCATTGAACTACTTTCTGAAAGTACCGCACAACGGGATAAAAACGAGAAAAAATTAATTTATCAAAATCAAATGCGAGTCACCGAATATTTTTGGTATGATCCATTTAATCCCCAAGATTGGCAAGGATTTCGTTTAGACGGAGGTGATTATGAACCCCTAGAACTAGATACTAAAGGACAGTTAGAAAGCCAGAAATTAGGCTTAAAATTGGTTCGCTGGTCAGGAATATTTTATAATATTAATACTGTTTGGTTACGCTGGGCAACCTTAGAAGGGGAACTATTACCTAATAGTCAAGAACGAGAAAAAACAGCCCAAGAAAACGCAGAAACTGAACGCCAACGAGCAGAAACTGAGCGCCAACGAGCAGAAACTGAGCGCCAACGGGCAGACAAAGCAGAACAAAAAGCTAATCGTTTAGTCGAATTACTACGGGCTGCGGGGATTGATCCTGATCAAATTGAATGATTAAATTTTATAGTTTTAACAGGTAAGATACCTGTTCCACTCATCTTATTGATCACAGAGGAATAGTCAAGTTCAAAATCCCTATTTATTAAGATTTATGGGGATCAAACTATACACATAAAATAGTAGATTAGTCATGAAAACAGCATTAATTTGTGGCGTATCGGGACAAGATGGTGCTTATTTAGCAGATCTTTTATTAAAAAAAGGTTATTCCGTTTATGGCACGTCACGGGATGCTCAAATGTCTTCTTTTAACAATTTATCCCGTCTAGGAATTCGAGAAAAAATCAAATTAGAATCCATGAGTCTGACGGATTTTAGAAGTGTATTACAAATCCTGACCAAAATTCAACCGGATGAAGTCTATAATTTAGCAGGTCAAAGTTCAGTCGGGTTATCCTTTGAACAACCTGTAGAAACGTTAGAAAGTATGGCAATTGGAACTTTAAATTTATTAGAGGCGATTCGATTTACCAAAGCCAAAATTAAACTTTATAACGCCAGTTCTAGTGAATGTTTTGGAGATACTAAAGGACTTCCTGCCGATGAAAATACTCCTTTTCGTCCCCGCAGCCCTTATGCTGTTGCCAAAGCTACCGCTTTTTGGGAAGTTGCAAACTATCGAGAAGCTTATGGTTTATTTGCCTGTTCGGGTATTTTATTTAACCATGAATCGCCCCTGCGTCCTGAACGATTTGTTACCCAAAAAATTATTAAAGCGGCGATTGATATTGCAGATGGAAAACAACAGAAACTGTATTTAGGGGATATTTCTATTCAACGAGATTGGGGTTGGGCACCGGAATATGTAGAAGCCATGTATTTAATGTTGCAACAGCAAGAACCCGATGATTATGTAATTGCAACGGGAGAAACTTATTCTTTAGCAGAATTTATTGAATCTGCCTTTACTTGTCTAGGTTTAAATTGGCAAGATTATGTAGAATCTGATAGTAATTTATTACGACCTACGGATATTGCGGTGGGTCGAGGAAATCCCACTAAGGCAGAACAAAAGTTAGGATGGAAAGCAAAATATAAAATGCCGGATGTTGTTAGAATGATGGTAGTAAGCCCTTCAGGGCTTCCCTATTAATCCAAAACAATTAAAACAATAAAATTATGTCTAATTATACACCCTTAAAAACGACAATTCTTCCATTAGAAAATGGCGATCGGTTAACTCGTCCAGAATTTGAACGGCGTTACCAAGCTATGCCAAATCATCAAAAAGCAGAATTAATTGAAGGAGTAGTTTATATGGCTTCCCCATTACGTTTTCGTAGTCATGGAGAACCCCATGCTCAAATTAATACCTGGTTAGGGGTTTATTATGCAGCAACTCCTGGGGTTTTAGCCGCCGATAATACAACTGTCCGACTCGATGGGGAAAACGAACCCCAACCCGATGCTATTTTATTGATTGATCCCAATTTAGGAGGACAATGCCACATTAGTGAAGATGATTATATTGAAGGTGCACCAGAATTAATTGTAGAAATTGCAGCCAGTAGTGCAGCTTATGATCTTTATGATAAAAAAAGAGCTTATCAACGCAATGGTGTAAAAGAATATTTAGTATGGCAGGTTTATGAACGCCAAATTTGTTGGTGGAAACTTCAGGAAGGAGAATATATGCCTTTAGAACCTGATCAGGAGGGGGTGATTAAAAGTCAAGTATTTCCTGGTTTATGGTTGGAGATGCGATCGCTTTTAGAAGGGAATTTGGCTGAGGTATTAAAAAAATTACAGGAAGGAATAGAAAGTCTTGAGCATCAAGAATTTATCCGTCAATTGTGTTAAAATAGTTAATTTTAAACCCATCTATAATGTCATTTTAGCGATCGCATTCGTCAAACAGGAATCCCATGGACAAAAACACCTTAGTTCTTCTTACATGAGAAGTTATGTGATAATTTATATCTAAATCCTCAAGAAAGTTAAAAATTTCTAGCTCTAGGGCAAAAATTCCGAGTCCAATAACTGATCAGATGTAAAAAGACATTCTTCAGGAAATATTGTAGCCGGAAGATCGGTTGTTTTAATCACTTGCTTTCTCGCTTTAGGATAAATTTCTTGTATCTCCTGCAAAAAATAATTATACAGGGTTTTGGACTTTAATAATAATTCTAGTTCAAACCGAAAATTATCAATTTCCGTTTGCCAACCTTTACCACAACGCTCTCGTTCTGATTCCCAATATTGGTAAAGTAATAAATGAATTAGTAATTGTCTCAAATAACTAGAAACCTTACGTTTTTGTTCATTCCCCAAAGCCAATACTTCCTCCATTAAATGTATTAAATCCAGTCCATTTATATCTTTTTTTTCTAACTTTTGATAAGTGTCTTGTAACCAGAGATAATAATCCTGTTCATAAAGACTAGAATTCTCAATATTATTCATTAAAACACCTCAAATTTTATTATTAGCTACCTATACTTGACCCCCACGCCATTTAAAAATAATCGTCTCCTCAGCTTGCTTAAATTCTATATCAAACAAATCAAACACCACCTCCCTACCTAGAAGAATCTCCTCACAAAAATCCGTTTGTGCCCAAGCGACAGGCGCGGTAAAAATATGACCATCCAATTGTATTTCTACCTGTCGTAATAGATACTCAATACTGCCACCAACTCCTTCTGCTTTATTATTAATTTCTCCTTCCGCCTTAGCACAACCTAAATCCCTCCCTAATTTCTTGGTGATTAAACTGAGTTCAGCGCCAGAATCAACAAGTATTTTCACTTTCACTGCGTTCTGAGACTTCATTATTAACTCATACTTAGGTTGCCAATCGTGAGCTTTTAATGTTCTCATTCTCACAGGATAAAAGCGGATAGGTTCTACAAACTCGCTTTCAAATATACGCTCAATTACATAATCTAGGCTTGATAAGCTTGGAGCGATGCCACTCTTCATTTTGTCATAATCTCGATCATGACTAATCACGCCTTTATTCGTATAAGCGATCCACTGACCCCGATATATTTTTAATTTGGGGCGATTGGCTTTATACCAATCATTAGTTGTGGCATATTCTGGTTCCATTATTAATGCTCTCCCTTGAATAATATCCAGAAAAAATTGAATACTTGAAGATGATAAGCTAAGATTAGCATATAATTAGGTTGATGGCATAGTCGCGTTGTCCCAAAGCCAGAATCCGATTCAGTCTATAGCAGTCAACACAATTTGGCTTTGATCTTGCCCTACAATTAGGTAAAATTACAAGACCAGTTTTGACGAATAACTAAGGATTTAGCACCCAGACATGAAAAAACTAAAAGCAATTAACTGTATATGGGATTTTACGGGATCAGAGTCTTGTTAAGATGGCAGAAGTTATTGTTAAATTAGGATCAGACTCATCTATTAGGGAGCTTCCCCTACCTCAACAGGATGCTGACTCAGGACTAGAGGGTATACAGTTGAAGTTACAACGGATTCAAGCGGATTTAGAGCGTTCTACGGTGTTTGTGCAGTCTGTAAAGACAGATTTGCAAAGCCGTGAACAACGGAAATCCTAGAACCCGGGAACTCTTGTACAGATTGATCGTCCTCTTGCCAATCGTGCCTATCGATTTCAAAGTTGAAATTGTGATAAGATGCCCTATGTTGACCCAACCCCAAACTAACAACCCTTATTCTTTGAGAGTGTGGAATTTATGACGGTGACAGCCTTTCAGCAAGCCAATCAACTGTTAAGAGAAGGAAAATTAGAAGAAGCGATGGTCGCTTATCGACAAGCGATCAAGCAGAATCCACAATTTTATGGTGCTTATCAGAATTTAGGGGAAACTTTGGGGAAGTTGGGGCGGTGGGAAGAAGCAGTTGAAGCCTATAGGCAAGCAGTGGAGTTAAAACCGGATGCAGCTTGGTCAAGTTGGGGGCTAAGTCAAGCGTTACAACAGGTAGGACGACTTGAGGAGGCTCAAAAGCTGGGTGATCTAGCCATTGAGATTGATCCGAAGAGTCATCATCAGGGGCGATTGGTGATGGCATCGGATGCGGGGGATGAAGCTCTTAAGGCTCGTCAGAAAGCTTTAGATTTAAAGAGCAAGTCTGCTAGCTTTTCAGCATCTAAATATGGCTACGCTAATCCTTATGAAACCTGGATAGCCGAAAATGAACCTAATGCAGAAGAATTGGCTTGCCAAATTCAAAAATCGAAAAAATTGGCTTATAGACCTTTGATGAGCATTATTACTCCTGTATATAATACTCCAACCGACATTCTTAAAAAAACAATTGATTCTGTTATCAAGCAGACTTATGATAATTGGCAGTTATGCCTGGTAGACGGTAATTCAACTACAACTGGAACTAAAGAAGTATTACAAGAATGGAATGTTAAAGAGCCACGAATTAAAGTTAAATTTCTTGGTGAAAACTTTGGTATTTCGGGAAATTCTAATAAGGCTCTCGAACTTGCTCAAGGAGAGTTTGTTGCTTTGCTTGACCACGACGATGAGTTAACTCCTTTTGCTTTATTTGAGGTTATAAAATTTTTGAACGATCATCCTGATTGTGATGTAATTTATAGCGACGAGGACAAAATAGATTTAGAAGGCAATCGTTCTGATCCATTTTTTAAACCTGATTGGAGTCCAGAGCTTCTTCGTTCTTTCATGTATACTGGACATTTAACTGTTTACCGTCATCGGTTAGTCAAAGAGGTTGGTGGCTTTCGCTCTGAATTTGACTTTTCTCAAGATTACGATTTGGCTTGGCGTATTACTGAAATTTCTAAACAGATTGCTCATATACCTAAAGTTCTATATCACTGGAGAATTATAAAGGGTTCTGCTGCTGCAGGCGACAAAAAATTTGCAAGGCAAAGCAATTTAGCAGCTTTAGGTTCAGCAATGAAGCGTCAAGGATATAAAGCTGAAATTTTGAAATACCCAACAGCAAATAGAGCAAAAATAAAACTAAATGAAGTCCCTCTAGTTTCTTTAATTATTCCTACCGACAATCAGCAGGTTTTATTTGATTGTCTTAACAGTTTACTAAATAAAACTCGCTATTCTCAACTAGAAATTTTAGTTGTTACTAACTCCAATTTGTCTGAAAAAGTCAAAGAACAATACAATGGCTTTTCTTTCATTAAGACGGTAATATTTGATGAAACTTTCAATTTTTCTGCTAAGTGTAATCAAGGTGCAGAGAAAGCATTGGGAGAATATTTACTGTTTTTTAACGACGATGTAAGACCCATTGATGAGGATTGGGTCGAATCCATGTTGGAAATGATACAGTATGAGGGGGTTGGCGACGTCTCCCCTAAACTTATATATGAAAATGGTTTAGTACAGTATGCTGGTATGGTTACGGGAGTACGAGGCTTTGTCGGTACGGCTTTTCACCAGCAGCCTCATAATTCGACTTGGTACTTTAACTTTGTTCAATCAACTAGAACTGTATCAGTTTTATCGGGGGCTTGTTGCTTAGTTAGAAAAAGTGTTTTCCTAAAAATAGGAGGTTGGGATGAAGAAAATACTCCAATAATGGGGTCGGATCTTGATTTTTCTTTTAAAATCCGAGAGCTAGGTTTACGCTTAGTTTATACTCCGTTTGCTGAATTGAACCATATCGGTCATTTATCTATAGGCGCTGCAAAGAAGCAAAAGAAAAAATTATTGACTTCAGATAAGTCCGATCTATTTTTGCTGAAGCGGTGGGGGAAATACCTGAGTTATGATCCTTACTATACTGATAATATGCGCTTTTTTCTGTACTATGATTCTCCGACTAAATACAAAATGTATGCAACTAACAACACCTTAGTTCATAAATCGTCTCGGGATATTTTATTAGTAAGTCATGACATGACTTGGAGTGGTGCGTCTTTGATGTTACATACTTTGGCTGGGTGTCTTCAAAAAAGTGGGTACTTTGTAACGGTTATAGCGCCAGAAACAGGAGCCTTAGTTCAAGAATACCAAAGGCTTAATATTCCTGTAGTTATCGACCCTCTGGTTACGGATTCTCCTCATAAATTAGAAAGTTTATTAAAAAATTACGATTTAGTTGTAGCTAATACTATTGTTACTTACTCTGCTGCTATAGCGAGTAAAAAAATGGGCAAATTAGTTATTTGGTTAATACATGAAGGCTTTTTCGGTCAGGAACTTGCAGGGTCTAATTGGAATGTTCAGCGTGCTTTTATAGAGGCGGATGCAATTGTGTTTCCTTCAAAACAAGCAGAAAGTAGATATGAGAAATTTACAAAAAGAGATAATTTTACCGTAATACATTATGGAATTCAGTTAAGACAAATTAACCACACGACTACCAAGAGGTCTTTTCCTGGGACTTCTCCTCCTCAAAAAATTCGTGTAATTCAGGTTGGTAGTATTGAACCGCGTAAAGGACAAGACACTACGGTTAAAGCTATTCAGGTTTTGCCTAAGACTCTTCAAAACGTCTTTGAGTTTTACTTCGTGGGGCGCACTCTAGATAAACCCTATTGCGACGAGTTGTTAAAACTTACTGCCGATTTGGAAAATGTTCATTGGATCGGTGAAGTCTCTCCGAGTGAAGCTTTGAGGTACATTTCAGAATCTGATGTAGTTGTCTGTTCGTCACGGGATGAAACTGGTCCGATTTTTGTTTTAGAAGGAATGTATTTCCAGAAGTCTATTATTTCAACTTTTGTAGGAGTGGTTCCAGAAGTTATAGAGCATAGGGTTAATGGGTTGCTATTTGACATAGAAGACGATCGAGGTCTGGCAAATAATATGGTTTACCTTTACCAAAATCCTTCTCTGTTTTCAAAGTTTGGCGAGTTAGGATTCGCAAAATTTGAGGAGTTATTCACCGTAGAAAAGTATGGGAGCAGCTTTACCAGCTTAATTGAAAGATTAAGTAAGGATAGCTCAAGTAATTCGCCTGACTCTGAAAAATATACAGAAGTTCAGCGCTTAACAGAAGCCTATGGTTTTCTCCATGAAGAGCTAGAAAAAGCCCAGGTTTTTATTGAGCATCGAGATCGAGAAATTAAGCAACTCAAAGAAAATTATGATATCTTACATGAAGATAGGAAAAAGGCACAAATTATTATGGAGTATCAAGCCCGAGAAATTAAACACTTAAAAGAGGAATATGAAAAGCTAGTTGAAATGAATAAGGGTTTGGTAGCAGGACATAACTAATAGCGAAAAGTTAAGTGCTTCGATAGCCAATAAAATAGCCTTGCTTATGGTTTGCGATTTTACTTGATCTTAAAAAATGTCAGTTTATTGTAGGGTTTATCAGATATGAATTTACGCTTGTATGAGACTCGTCGCGGATTAATGTTTGAAAAGTCAAGTCAATATTCAGATAATGGGCAAAATATGGCGATCGCTGAGAGGGATAAACAGATTGAACAGCAAGCAAAAGAAATCGATCGCTTAAAATCTTCTTTTAACAATCTTCTCGAAGATCGGAAAAAGGCGCAGCAGATTATGGAATACCAAGCGCAAAAAATTACAGAATTAACGAAGCTCCAGGTACAAATAACCGATGATTGGACTGAAGCAGACATGGC is a genomic window containing:
- a CDS encoding glycosyltransferase translates to MLSSSPRVSVIIPVYNGDRYMSQAIDSVLSQTYSNYEIIIVDDGSTDNTHQIIQHYIEKYQNQSLIRYIFQPNQGVAAARNRGIQEARGEFIALLDQDDMFWPEKLAHQVACFQANPDVAIINSGWRLIDENNNRISDIEPWHNLPNLTLETWVTRTPILPSALMFRRDTWQKIGGFDSRFNGVDDVDFIWRLALHEYSAIWLTEITVNYRQHQETVSNTKAKERANLMIAVQDQFFGQPNLPDEIRQLEKLTRYESLTWMAWHLYHTHHPQQMAEFLQKSLSYTPYTIAITISDWVHRFMGYCLAYGYELELENFYNLQDWKQLISKIIPQTKPRVSVIIPTYNCDQYIEQCVKSVLEQTYTNYEVIVIDDGSQDKTQQILKPFLSVIKYIYQNNQGAAKARNHGCEIAQGEFLAFLDGDDFFLPQKLAEQVATFDHDPTIDLVQSGWCIVNQKDIGVSVITPWGNAPELNLETWILHKCVRPSAMILRREWWEKVGGFDHRYPPTEDLDFVLRLSLMGCKTVWFKEIHACYRQHDHNLMSGGLKVIENTEIVMNQFFNHPNLPDQIRKLHRKESYERWVWLAWRMYRDGYPDLMIYCLENSIKYTFSPLTETISQWLDAFQNIAADYGEKIDTYALIKSQEWQSVLNKIMNPKLSTESKPQLTPATNKPHIMLMNTDDPGIGGLAQYDHLILCELAKLGYRVTAVRPQHYNPLVEEEKELGIQQYWLDYSTSKDLPRILRNTQDAETLYQEIKPDFIIFSDGWPYSHFAAKQVAIQQNIPYMMAIGLAMPEHIDFTMGDNVPYAKGVLYQYGLARTFNTAAYEHLNILQEKFGLPKDKGNVVYYGRSEKYFAPPNLANRQRLRQEIGIPEDGIMCLTTARLAPIKGHRFQLEAIAQLKHTSIWEKLYFVWAGTGEGSDHNLEPELKEKVEHLGVSDRVIFLGQRWDIPDWLDACDIFVLTSLAEAAPSFAIMEAMAKGLPIIASAAGGIPEGLGETGKLLTNPNIDPQKTVTDLVQALQELAVNPLLLSKMGVASKQRAEELFKEDRMLKQTLTIIKQALEAEFDSDLANQPQIKTGIKQLNQQLNYASCLWNAWFAYTQNNQTDMLKYLQASLKVSTSEFITETLLDWVEDFVRLSTYKNQPLNTLTLTQSSQWKYLMETLLGIRS
- a CDS encoding Uma2 family endonuclease — protein: MSNPTQILLDIPEIELPPTQDQLPCDDGIPMETARHKLQMDLLIEPLSHALQDQDIYIGGNMFVYYSLAQVRNQDFRGPDVFIVLDVPRKERKSWVIWEEGKGPDIVIELLSESTAQRDKNEKKLIYQNQMRVTEYFWYDPFNPQDWQGFRLDGGDYEPLELDTKGQLESQKLGLKLVRWSGIFYNINTVWLRWATLEGELLPNSQEREKTAQENAETERQRAETERQRAETERQRADKAEQKANRLVELLRAAGIDPDQIE
- a CDS encoding GDP-mannose 4,6-dehydratase; the protein is MKTALICGVSGQDGAYLADLLLKKGYSVYGTSRDAQMSSFNNLSRLGIREKIKLESMSLTDFRSVLQILTKIQPDEVYNLAGQSSVGLSFEQPVETLESMAIGTLNLLEAIRFTKAKIKLYNASSSECFGDTKGLPADENTPFRPRSPYAVAKATAFWEVANYREAYGLFACSGILFNHESPLRPERFVTQKIIKAAIDIADGKQQKLYLGDISIQRDWGWAPEYVEAMYLMLQQQEPDDYVIATGETYSLAEFIESAFTCLGLNWQDYVESDSNLLRPTDIAVGRGNPTKAEQKLGWKAKYKMPDVVRMMVVSPSGLPY
- a CDS encoding Uma2 family endonuclease produces the protein MSNYTPLKTTILPLENGDRLTRPEFERRYQAMPNHQKAELIEGVVYMASPLRFRSHGEPHAQINTWLGVYYAATPGVLAADNTTVRLDGENEPQPDAILLIDPNLGGQCHISEDDYIEGAPELIVEIAASSAAYDLYDKKRAYQRNGVKEYLVWQVYERQICWWKLQEGEYMPLEPDQEGVIKSQVFPGLWLEMRSLLEGNLAEVLKKLQEGIESLEHQEFIRQLC
- a CDS encoding DUF29 domain-containing protein: MNNIENSSLYEQDYYLWLQDTYQKLEKKDINGLDLIHLMEEVLALGNEQKRKVSSYLRQLLIHLLLYQYWESERERCGKGWQTEIDNFRFELELLLKSKTLYNYFLQEIQEIYPKARKQVIKTTDLPATIFPEECLFTSDQLLDSEFLP
- a CDS encoding retropepsin-like aspartic protease — translated: MEPEYATTNDWYKANRPKLKIYRGQWIAYTNKGVISHDRDYDKMKSGIAPSLSSLDYVIERIFESEFVEPIRFYPVRMRTLKAHDWQPKYELIMKSQNAVKVKILVDSGAELSLITKKLGRDLGCAKAEGEINNKAEGVGGSIEYLLRQVEIQLDGHIFTAPVAWAQTDFCEEILLGREVVFDLFDIEFKQAEETIIFKWRGGQV